The following are from one region of the Rhodopirellula sp. P2 genome:
- a CDS encoding tyrosine-type recombinase/integrase, whose translation MATSRIRAKGVVEIRYTDCNGERCSLYPGKINKRDTETLCRRIEHIVSRQITGGDPEPAVSQWLADTAERSSKLYAKLVKAGLASPRIESRELEVEPEAKQTPTIQEWTRRFIDNHSGKPGTIEQLEITARALCKVFGPDRRIDELTPGDAEDFRKWLQSKGNERKKYQTGLAHNTVRRRIGRSKEMFRAAVRHELIEKNPFADEVAATSGNPERLVLVPADWIEACIRKAPCEDWRIMLAFARYGGMRSHETRIQKWEDIDLPNNVMLVRSHKNPPVRRCPIFPELRAHLMRAREMAPEGAIYVQTRYSHDANILTTLNKIITRAGLVPWEKPMQNLRATRETELLAHYPAKDVTSWLGNSPKVAHEHYAMTMQASFDRAVESGARIAGVTAGVPAEKVPQKAPQTLRDKQHHREDTKKAATENPANAWVCLVSALGDLSSSYPARTRT comes from the coding sequence ATGGCAACAAGCCGTATTCGAGCCAAGGGAGTTGTCGAAATCCGTTACACCGATTGCAACGGAGAACGATGCAGCCTCTACCCTGGCAAAATCAACAAACGTGACACCGAGACCCTTTGCAGGCGAATCGAGCACATCGTTTCCAGACAAATCACGGGCGGTGACCCCGAGCCCGCGGTATCGCAATGGCTGGCCGACACTGCGGAACGGTCCTCCAAACTGTACGCGAAACTGGTCAAGGCTGGTTTGGCGTCCCCACGGATTGAATCCCGCGAACTGGAAGTCGAGCCGGAGGCGAAACAGACGCCAACAATTCAAGAGTGGACGAGGCGATTCATCGACAATCACAGTGGAAAGCCTGGCACCATTGAACAACTGGAAATCACTGCTCGCGCACTCTGCAAGGTTTTCGGTCCTGACCGACGAATCGACGAACTGACCCCCGGTGATGCGGAGGACTTCCGGAAGTGGTTGCAATCCAAAGGCAATGAGCGAAAGAAGTATCAAACCGGCTTGGCTCACAACACCGTGCGTCGACGCATTGGTCGCTCAAAAGAGATGTTTCGCGCCGCCGTGCGTCACGAACTGATTGAGAAGAATCCGTTTGCCGATGAAGTGGCCGCGACATCGGGGAATCCAGAACGTTTGGTTCTGGTGCCCGCGGATTGGATAGAAGCGTGCATTCGCAAAGCCCCATGCGAAGATTGGCGAATCATGCTGGCATTCGCTCGTTACGGTGGGATGCGGTCGCACGAGACGCGGATTCAGAAGTGGGAAGACATCGACCTACCCAACAACGTGATGTTGGTGCGGTCGCACAAGAATCCACCGGTGCGACGATGCCCAATCTTCCCCGAGCTGCGTGCTCACTTGATGCGAGCACGAGAGATGGCCCCCGAGGGCGCAATCTACGTTCAAACTCGTTACTCGCACGACGCCAACATCCTGACGACGTTGAACAAAATCATCACCCGAGCCGGTTTGGTGCCGTGGGAGAAACCAATGCAGAATTTGAGAGCGACACGGGAAACCGAATTGCTCGCTCACTATCCAGCGAAGGACGTTACAAGCTGGTTGGGCAATTCGCCAAAGGTCGCTCACGAACACTACGCCATGACGATGCAGGCGAGTTTCGACCGCGCGGTTGAATCCGGTGCCAGAATCGCCGGCGTGACCGCTGGGGTACCTGCGGAAAAGGTACCCCAAAAAGCACCCCAGACATTGCGGGACAAGCAGCACCATCGAGAAGACACAAAAAAAGCCGCCACGGAAAACCCGGCA